The following proteins come from a genomic window of Gimesia chilikensis:
- a CDS encoding prolyl oligopeptidase family serine peptidase: MDAADNSDQQDSEHKAEQSLLWLEEIEGEQALDWVKRQNAETLQVLTSDPRYQQYEREALEILTAADRITYGTLRGDFVYNFWRDPQHVRGIWRRMPRAQYQQKSKEWELLLDVDQLAKEEAENWIYKGVDCLAPDHDRCLVELAPGGTDSAVYREFDLPSRSFVQGGFSVPQAKSNLCWEDRDHLLIATDWGPGSLNSSGYARILKRWQRGTPLSAAETVLETGEDETFVYPVNLKHNGRQSCFVMRGHDFYHFTFYLVTAEGTLQQLPLPQKCSLSSLFQDQLLVELKEDWRDFSAGALVSFSLSEFARTGEIANILSVYDPGQSGTISQVRSARDAVYVTGIEHVSSQIREFKLTDNAWQGRLLPWGEGDVISISSSDSSSNDLLMSRDGFLQPGSLYYVNFQEGTETLLQSTPARFDTNGLTVKKSFAVSRDGTKVPYFLVHREEIPLDHSTPVLQYGYGGFEISILPHYSPLMGKLWLEKGGAYVLANIRGGGEYGPRWHEAALQENRQRAYDDFFAVAEAVQHQGVSSPKHYGAMGRSNGGLLMGVTLTQRPDLFNAIVCGVPLLDMKRFNKLLAGASWMAEYGNPDLPEQWEFISQYSPLQNLKPGQAYPRVYFFTSTKDDRVHPGHARKMAARMDQLGYDYFYYENIEGGHKGTANQQQEAMHSALEYLYLIRQLS, from the coding sequence ATGGATGCAGCAGATAATTCCGATCAGCAGGATTCAGAGCACAAGGCTGAACAGTCGCTGCTCTGGCTCGAAGAAATTGAAGGAGAGCAAGCCCTGGACTGGGTGAAGCGACAGAATGCCGAGACCCTGCAGGTGCTGACCAGCGACCCCCGTTATCAGCAGTATGAACGGGAAGCCCTGGAAATTCTGACTGCCGCCGACCGGATTACTTATGGGACCCTGCGGGGAGATTTCGTCTATAACTTCTGGCGCGACCCGCAGCACGTGCGGGGTATCTGGCGTCGCATGCCCCGGGCGCAGTATCAGCAGAAATCGAAAGAGTGGGAACTGCTGCTCGACGTGGATCAGCTGGCCAAAGAAGAAGCGGAAAACTGGATCTACAAAGGCGTCGACTGTCTGGCCCCGGATCACGACCGCTGCCTGGTGGAACTGGCACCGGGCGGAACGGACTCGGCCGTCTATCGTGAATTCGATCTTCCTTCGCGGTCGTTCGTGCAGGGGGGCTTTTCTGTACCACAGGCGAAGAGTAATCTCTGCTGGGAAGACCGCGATCATCTGCTGATTGCAACCGACTGGGGTCCAGGCAGCCTGAACTCATCCGGATATGCCCGCATTCTGAAACGCTGGCAGCGGGGGACGCCACTCTCGGCAGCGGAGACCGTGCTGGAAACGGGCGAAGACGAGACCTTCGTGTATCCCGTCAATCTGAAACACAACGGCCGACAGAGCTGTTTCGTAATGCGGGGACATGATTTTTATCACTTTACGTTTTACCTGGTGACTGCGGAGGGAACACTGCAGCAGCTCCCGCTGCCACAGAAATGCAGTCTGTCGAGCCTGTTCCAGGATCAGTTGCTGGTGGAACTGAAAGAGGACTGGCGCGACTTCTCAGCAGGAGCCCTGGTGAGTTTCTCCCTGTCCGAGTTTGCCAGGACGGGGGAGATTGCAAACATCTTATCCGTGTATGATCCTGGCCAGAGTGGCACGATTTCTCAGGTCCGCTCTGCGCGGGATGCGGTTTATGTAACCGGAATCGAACATGTATCCAGTCAGATCCGCGAATTCAAACTTACAGACAACGCCTGGCAGGGGCGTCTGCTTCCCTGGGGAGAGGGAGATGTAATCTCCATCAGTTCTTCTGACAGCAGCAGTAATGATCTCCTGATGTCACGCGACGGATTTCTGCAGCCGGGCAGCCTGTATTACGTTAATTTTCAGGAGGGGACCGAAACGCTGTTGCAGTCAACGCCGGCCCGCTTTGATACGAACGGTCTGACGGTGAAAAAATCATTTGCCGTCAGTCGCGACGGAACGAAGGTGCCTTATTTCCTGGTGCATCGCGAAGAGATCCCGCTGGATCATTCCACGCCGGTCTTACAGTACGGCTATGGTGGATTCGAGATTTCGATCCTACCGCACTACAGTCCTTTGATGGGAAAACTCTGGCTGGAGAAGGGGGGCGCGTATGTGCTGGCCAACATTCGCGGCGGTGGCGAATACGGTCCCCGCTGGCACGAAGCGGCCCTGCAGGAGAACCGACAGCGTGCCTACGATGACTTTTTCGCGGTTGCCGAAGCGGTGCAGCATCAGGGAGTGAGTTCGCCCAAACATTATGGGGCGATGGGTCGGAGTAACGGCGGGCTCTTGATGGGAGTGACGCTGACGCAACGCCCGGATCTGTTCAATGCCATCGTCTGCGGCGTACCGCTGCTGGATATGAAACGCTTCAACAAGCTGCTGGCAGGCGCCAGCTGGATGGCGGAGTATGGAAATCCCGATCTTCCCGAGCAGTGGGAGTTCATCAGCCAGTATTCGCCGCTGCAGAATCTGAAGCCGGGTCAGGCTTATCCCCGGGTTTACTTCTTTACCTCGACCAAGGATGACCGCGTCCATCCCGGGCATGCGCGAAAGATGGCGGCCCGCATGGATCAACTGGGGTACGACTACTTTTATTATGAGAATATCGAAGGGGGCCACAAAGGGACGGCGAACCAGCAGCAGGAGGCGATGCACAGCGCCCTGGAATATCTGTATCTGATCCGGCAACTCAGTTAA